A genomic segment from Alteribacillus bidgolensis encodes:
- a CDS encoding solute carrier family 23 protein, with translation MENNVKLRVDEVPKWNQWLILSLQHLFAMFGATILVPVLTGLSPAIALISSGLGTLAYLIITKGQIPAYLGSSFAFIMPVIAAMSIGGPEGVMIGSFTAGVIYGITALLIKWTGVQWLMNLLPPIVVGPVIMVIGLGLASTAIEMAMNFDEESGTYVQPMLHFSVALVTLAITIVASIFFKGFFNLIPILFGITGGYTMAAFMGLVNFTEIAAAPWLRVPDFVTPFATFTPQWSWSIVAIMAPIAIVTLAEHIGDQMVLSKVAGKNFVKKPGLHRSILGDGVATIIASFVGGPPNTTYGENIGVLAITRVFSVFVIGGAAVLAILFGFVGKVEALITSIPGAVMGGISILLFGIIASSGMRMLIDNQIDFGIKRNLIIASVILVTGIGGAFIQISDNLEIAGMALATIIGILLNAILPGKKYGQGNGAMFASLEEQLKEEENNNAA, from the coding sequence ATGGAAAACAACGTAAAATTACGTGTGGATGAAGTGCCGAAGTGGAATCAATGGTTAATATTAAGCTTGCAGCATTTATTTGCAATGTTTGGAGCTACAATTCTTGTACCGGTATTAACTGGTTTGAGCCCAGCAATCGCTCTTATTTCAAGCGGTCTTGGAACGCTGGCATATTTGATTATAACAAAAGGGCAGATTCCTGCTTATCTCGGCTCTTCTTTTGCTTTCATTATGCCAGTGATCGCGGCCATGTCTATAGGCGGGCCTGAAGGTGTAATGATCGGCTCGTTTACAGCAGGGGTTATTTACGGTATCACTGCACTTCTTATTAAATGGACAGGTGTACAATGGCTGATGAACTTGCTGCCGCCGATTGTGGTAGGGCCTGTCATTATGGTGATCGGTTTAGGGCTTGCAAGTACGGCCATCGAAATGGCAATGAACTTTGATGAGGAAAGCGGAACGTATGTCCAGCCTATGCTTCATTTTAGTGTTGCGCTTGTTACACTTGCGATAACGATTGTTGCTTCTATCTTTTTCAAAGGATTTTTCAACCTCATTCCTATATTGTTCGGCATAACCGGTGGTTATACGATGGCAGCATTTATGGGGCTTGTTAATTTTACTGAAATTGCTGCAGCACCGTGGCTGCGTGTCCCCGACTTCGTAACACCTTTTGCAACCTTTACACCGCAATGGTCTTGGAGCATTGTAGCTATTATGGCGCCAATTGCCATTGTGACATTAGCAGAACACATCGGAGATCAGATGGTGTTAAGTAAAGTAGCAGGAAAGAACTTTGTGAAAAAGCCCGGCTTGCATCGTTCGATCCTTGGAGATGGTGTAGCTACTATCATCGCTTCCTTTGTCGGAGGGCCGCCGAATACAACGTACGGCGAAAACATTGGTGTTTTAGCCATTACAAGGGTGTTCAGTGTATTTGTGATCGGAGGAGCGGCTGTACTAGCCATACTCTTTGGATTCGTAGGGAAAGTTGAAGCTTTAATTACAAGTATTCCAGGAGCGGTTATGGGGGGCATTTCCATCCTGCTTTTCGGAATTATCGCTTCTTCAGGCATGAGAATGTTAATTGATAACCAAATTGATTTTGGAATAAAACGCAACCTTATCATTGCTTCTGTAATCTTAGTAACAGGGATTGGCGGTGCCTTTATCCAAATCAGTGATAATTTAGAAATTGCAGGCATGGCATTAGCAACGATCATCGGTATATTGTTAAATGCCATCCTTCCAGGGAAAAAATACGGCCAAGGAAACGGTGCTATGTTTGCTTCCCTAGAAGAACAACTAAAAGAAGAAGAGAATAACAACGCAGCCTGA
- the pyrR gene encoding bifunctional pyr operon transcriptional regulator/uracil phosphoribosyltransferase PyrR gives METEERVLLDEQAIRRALTRVSHEIIEKNKGIEDCILVGIKTRGIYVAERLAANISRIEGKDIPVGTADITLYRDDLSHQTESADPELKGTDIPITIHDKKIILVDDVLYTGRTVRAAMDAVMDLGRPSQIQLAVLIDRGHRELPIRPDYVGKNIPTSKEEVIAVKLKEADKTDEVTIRQKN, from the coding sequence ATGGAAACAGAAGAAAGAGTATTACTCGATGAGCAGGCAATACGAAGAGCGTTAACCCGCGTTTCTCATGAAATTATAGAAAAAAATAAAGGCATAGAAGACTGCATTCTTGTTGGAATTAAAACGAGAGGAATTTACGTAGCCGAGCGGCTGGCAGCAAATATATCACGGATTGAAGGAAAAGATATTCCAGTAGGTACAGCAGACATTACTCTGTACCGGGACGATTTGAGCCATCAAACAGAAAGCGCTGATCCAGAATTAAAAGGTACCGACATTCCTATTACTATTCATGATAAAAAAATCATTTTAGTAGATGATGTACTTTACACCGGAAGAACGGTAAGAGCAGCAATGGATGCGGTGATGGATCTTGGCAGACCTTCTCAAATCCAGCTCGCTGTTTTAATTGATAGAGGTCACCGTGAACTTCCAATTAGACCTGATTATGTTGGGAAAAATATACCAACCTCAAAAGAAGAAGTCATTGCCGTCAAATTGAAGGAAGCAGATAAAACAGACGAAGTGACCATTCGGCAAAAAAATTAA
- a CDS encoding RluA family pseudouridine synthase → MKEFEWFIETTEAGERIDKFLSGKQNDWSRTTIQAWIKEGYVQVNEKNIKRNYVLQAGDTIAVYPKEPEEPEITAEDIPLDIRYEDNDIVVVNKSRGMVVHPAPGHYSGTLVNALMYHCDDLSGINGELRPGIVHRIDKDTTGLLVAAKHDKAHEKLSVQLQDKKMERLYKVIVHGTIPHERGTIEAPIGRDPKDRQKMAVTEKNAKDAVTHFTVLEQWKDYTFLECRLETGRTHQIRVHMAYIGHPVAGDPKYGRTKTLPIAGQALHAAKLGFVHPVKNKYMEFETSLPEDMSKIIEDLRKRS, encoded by the coding sequence ATGAAAGAATTCGAATGGTTTATCGAGACAACAGAAGCAGGAGAACGGATAGATAAATTTCTTTCTGGAAAACAAAATGACTGGTCACGAACAACCATTCAAGCATGGATAAAAGAAGGCTATGTACAGGTGAATGAAAAAAACATAAAACGTAACTACGTCCTGCAGGCAGGAGACACGATTGCAGTGTATCCAAAAGAGCCTGAAGAACCCGAAATAACCGCAGAAGATATTCCTCTTGATATTCGTTATGAAGACAACGATATTGTAGTCGTAAATAAGTCAAGAGGAATGGTTGTTCACCCTGCTCCTGGACATTATTCTGGTACGCTCGTAAATGCTTTGATGTATCATTGTGATGATTTGTCAGGTATCAATGGGGAATTGCGGCCTGGAATTGTGCACCGAATTGACAAGGACACCACAGGGTTATTAGTGGCAGCAAAGCATGATAAAGCGCATGAGAAGTTAAGTGTTCAGTTACAGGATAAAAAAATGGAACGACTATATAAGGTAATTGTTCATGGGACCATCCCGCACGAACGCGGTACGATAGAAGCACCGATTGGAAGAGATCCAAAAGACCGTCAAAAAATGGCTGTTACCGAAAAAAATGCAAAAGATGCTGTCACGCATTTTACTGTTTTAGAACAATGGAAAGATTATACGTTTTTGGAATGCCGGCTTGAAACGGGCCGTACCCATCAGATTCGTGTACATATGGCCTACATTGGCCATCCAGTTGCAGGTGATCCAAAATACGGAAGAACCAAAACGCTGCCGATTGCAGGCCAGGCTCTACATGCAGCAAAACTGGGCTTTGTACATCCTGTAAAGAACAAATATATGGAGTTTGAAACTTCTTTGCCAGAAGACATGTCAAAAATTATAGAAGATCTTCGAAAAAGGTCTTGA
- the lspA gene encoding signal peptidase II: protein MLIVYYLLTVFIIGLDQITKFLVVENMDIGENIEVIPDFFYLTSHRNAGAAFGILQGQMWLFFIVTVIVIIAVVYHLQKYGNDSKLFGIPLALILGGAVGNFIDRLLFGEVVDFFNVYIFTYNYPIFNIADSALVVGVLLLVIKITADEWKEKRKKA, encoded by the coding sequence ATGCTAATCGTTTATTATTTATTAACTGTTTTTATTATTGGCTTGGATCAAATTACAAAGTTTTTAGTCGTTGAAAATATGGACATTGGTGAAAATATAGAAGTGATTCCAGATTTTTTTTATTTGACGTCCCATCGTAATGCCGGAGCAGCTTTTGGCATTCTCCAAGGGCAGATGTGGCTATTTTTCATTGTTACGGTCATCGTTATTATTGCTGTTGTTTATCATCTGCAAAAATATGGAAACGACAGCAAGCTTTTTGGTATTCCTCTCGCCCTTATTTTAGGCGGCGCGGTTGGTAATTTTATTGACCGCCTTCTTTTTGGGGAAGTTGTTGATTTCTTTAACGTTTATATTTTTACGTATAACTATCCGATTTTTAATATTGCCGATTCTGCATTGGTGGTTGGAGTTCTTCTACTAGTTATTAAAATTACAGCAGATGAGTGGAAAGAAAAGAGGAAAAAAGCATGA
- the ileS gene encoding isoleucine--tRNA ligase — translation MSYKETLLMPKTDFPMRGNLPNREPEKQKEWDEQNIYEKVQERTKDRPLFVLHDGPPYANGDIHMGHALNKILKDFIVRYKSMNGYHAPYVPGWDTHGLPIETALTKKKKVDRKKMTIAEFRKACEEYALEQLDRQREQFRRLGVRGDWDNPYITLTKEYEAQQIKVFGEMAKKGYIYKGKKPVYWSPSSESALAEAEIEYHDKRSPSIYVSFDVKEGKNVLDGDEKFIIWTTTPWTIPANLAITVHPELSYAVVQAGSEKYVVAQELIDQLQSEFEWENPTVLKTVQGKELEHIMTSHPIYGRDSLVILGDHVTLDAGTGCVHTAPGHGEDDYVVGQLYGLETLCPVDDKGYFTKDAPGFEGLFYDEANKPITQKLEELGALLKLTFITHSYPHDWRTKKPVIFRATAQWFASIEDFRDDLLEAVKNVTWLPEWGETRLYNMVRDRGDWCISRQRAWGVPIPIFYGEDGEEIVTDETINHVSELFRKHGSNIWFEWETKDLLPEGYTSEYSPNGEFTREMDIMDVWFDSGSSHQAVLEEKEQLQRPADVYLEGSDQYRGWFNSSLSTSVATTGQAPYKAIISHGFALDGEGRKMSKSVGNVVIPNKVMKQLGADILRLWVASVDYQADVRISDKILKQVAEAYRKLRNTFRFLLGNLHDFDPAKDRIKEKDLPELDRYMLVKLQDLINKSKKGYDEYQFATVFHTLHNFCTIELSSFYMDIAKDTLYIDAPNSKNRRAIQTVMYDTLVALVRLAAPIIPHTADEVWAFIPGVEAESAQLTDMPEEKDVSQANELKEKWDYVMTARDDILKALENARNEKVIGKSLTASITLYPEPELKKVLEEAGDLTKLFIVSNASIAGTKADAPSSAESLEHVAVEVKPAEGETCERCWTVTETVGKDTEHPGLCDKCTDIVKEHYSHV, via the coding sequence ATGAGTTATAAAGAAACATTATTAATGCCTAAAACCGATTTTCCGATGAGAGGGAATCTTCCCAACCGGGAACCAGAAAAACAGAAAGAATGGGATGAACAAAATATATATGAAAAAGTACAAGAACGTACGAAAGACCGGCCTCTATTTGTTCTTCATGACGGTCCTCCATACGCTAATGGCGACATTCACATGGGGCACGCATTAAACAAAATTTTAAAAGACTTCATCGTGAGATATAAATCGATGAATGGTTATCATGCACCTTATGTTCCTGGGTGGGACACACATGGTCTGCCTATTGAAACAGCCTTAACAAAAAAGAAAAAAGTAGACCGAAAAAAAATGACGATAGCAGAATTTAGAAAGGCCTGCGAAGAGTATGCTTTAGAACAGCTTGACCGCCAGCGTGAACAATTTAGGCGTCTAGGTGTGCGGGGAGATTGGGATAATCCGTATATCACGTTGACAAAAGAATATGAAGCTCAGCAAATTAAAGTATTTGGGGAAATGGCGAAGAAAGGCTATATTTATAAAGGTAAAAAGCCGGTATACTGGTCTCCGTCTTCTGAATCAGCTTTAGCGGAAGCTGAAATTGAATATCATGATAAACGTTCTCCTTCGATTTATGTCAGTTTTGATGTAAAAGAAGGTAAAAATGTACTAGATGGTGACGAAAAATTTATTATCTGGACAACAACACCATGGACGATTCCAGCCAACCTTGCAATTACGGTTCACCCAGAACTCTCTTATGCTGTTGTGCAAGCAGGCAGTGAAAAATATGTAGTTGCGCAAGAGTTGATAGATCAGCTGCAATCAGAATTTGAATGGGAGAATCCAACGGTTCTAAAAACAGTACAAGGTAAAGAACTTGAACATATTATGACGTCTCATCCTATCTATGGGCGAGATTCTCTTGTTATTCTAGGCGATCACGTTACCCTTGATGCCGGAACTGGCTGTGTACACACAGCACCTGGACACGGGGAAGACGACTATGTTGTTGGACAGCTGTACGGTCTTGAAACATTGTGCCCGGTGGATGACAAAGGTTACTTTACAAAAGACGCTCCTGGCTTTGAAGGACTGTTTTATGATGAAGCAAATAAACCAATTACACAAAAATTAGAAGAACTTGGAGCTTTATTAAAACTTACGTTTATAACACACTCGTATCCACATGACTGGCGTACGAAAAAGCCGGTGATTTTCAGGGCAACCGCGCAATGGTTTGCATCGATTGAAGATTTTCGTGACGATTTACTAGAAGCGGTTAAAAATGTTACTTGGCTTCCGGAATGGGGGGAAACGCGCCTCTATAACATGGTGCGTGACCGCGGTGACTGGTGTATTTCTCGTCAGCGGGCCTGGGGTGTGCCGATCCCGATTTTTTACGGAGAAGATGGAGAAGAAATTGTAACCGATGAAACGATTAATCATGTTTCTGAGCTATTTCGCAAACACGGCTCTAATATTTGGTTTGAATGGGAAACAAAAGATCTGCTGCCAGAAGGGTACACATCTGAATACAGCCCGAATGGTGAATTCACAAGAGAAATGGATATTATGGACGTATGGTTTGACAGCGGCTCCTCCCACCAAGCAGTACTTGAGGAAAAAGAGCAGTTGCAGCGCCCGGCTGATGTGTATCTTGAAGGTTCGGACCAATACAGGGGATGGTTTAACTCTTCCTTATCGACGAGTGTAGCAACTACCGGCCAGGCCCCATACAAAGCTATTATTAGTCATGGCTTTGCCCTTGATGGAGAAGGCCGTAAAATGAGTAAATCTGTAGGAAATGTCGTCATTCCTAATAAAGTAATGAAACAGCTCGGAGCAGATATTTTGCGTTTATGGGTTGCTTCTGTAGATTACCAGGCTGATGTCCGCATTTCTGATAAAATATTAAAACAAGTTGCAGAAGCTTATCGTAAACTAAGAAACACCTTCCGTTTTTTACTTGGAAACCTGCATGACTTTGATCCGGCAAAAGACCGTATTAAAGAAAAGGATTTGCCTGAGCTTGACCGCTATATGCTCGTGAAGCTTCAAGATCTGATCAATAAATCGAAAAAGGGCTATGATGAATATCAGTTTGCTACTGTTTTTCACACGCTTCATAATTTCTGTACGATCGAATTAAGTTCGTTTTACATGGATATTGCTAAAGATACGTTATATATTGATGCACCAAATAGCAAAAATCGTCGTGCGATCCAGACAGTAATGTACGATACGCTTGTAGCGCTCGTTCGACTAGCAGCTCCGATTATTCCGCATACAGCTGATGAAGTATGGGCCTTTATCCCAGGGGTAGAAGCCGAAAGTGCACAGCTGACAGATATGCCGGAAGAAAAAGATGTAAGCCAAGCGAATGAACTAAAAGAAAAATGGGATTATGTCATGACTGCACGTGATGACATATTAAAAGCACTAGAAAATGCTCGAAATGAGAAAGTGATTGGAAAGTCACTCACTGCATCCATTACACTTTACCCAGAGCCTGAGCTTAAAAAAGTATTAGAAGAAGCAGGCGATTTAACTAAATTGTTTATTGTATCCAATGCGTCCATTGCTGGAACAAAAGCTGATGCACCTTCTTCTGCTGAAAGCCTGGAACATGTTGCTGTAGAAGTGAAACCTGCTGAAGGAGAAACATGTGAACGCTGCTGGACCGTAACAGAAACGGTTGGAAAGGATACTGAACATCCTGGTTTGTGTGATAAATGTACAGATATCGTAAAAGAACACTACAGTCACGTCTAA
- a CDS encoding DivIVA domain-containing protein yields MPLTPLDIHNKEFTRGFRGYDEDEVNEFLDQVIKDYENVIREKNELFSKVNELEERLEHFSNIEETLNKSILVAQESAEEVRRNAKKESQLIIKEAEKNADRIINDALNKSRKIELEIEELKKQASVYRMRFKMLIEAQLEMLHNDDWDTVIDTEEEQSQEEVETDRQRQLD; encoded by the coding sequence TTGCCTTTGACGCCATTGGATATTCATAATAAAGAATTCACCAGAGGCTTTCGGGGATACGACGAAGATGAAGTCAATGAGTTTTTAGATCAGGTCATAAAAGATTATGAAAACGTGATTCGTGAAAAAAACGAATTGTTTTCAAAAGTAAATGAACTAGAAGAGCGGTTAGAACACTTTTCTAATATTGAAGAAACGCTGAACAAATCTATTCTTGTAGCTCAGGAATCCGCTGAAGAAGTGCGTCGCAACGCAAAAAAGGAATCACAATTGATTATTAAAGAAGCTGAGAAAAATGCAGATCGCATTATTAACGATGCCTTAAATAAGTCTCGTAAAATTGAACTTGAAATTGAAGAATTGAAAAAACAAGCTTCTGTTTATCGGATGCGTTTTAAAATGCTGATTGAAGCGCAGCTTGAAATGTTACATAATGATGATTGGGATACTGTAATAGATACAGAAGAAGAACAAAGCCAAGAAGAGGTAGAAACAGATAGGCAAAGGCAGCTTGACTAA
- a CDS encoding RNA-binding protein has protein sequence MSVFVHFRKEEHAFVEQVMEWKDAVETKYERKLTDFLDPREQDILTSIVGKDETVHLSFWGGANGCERKRALLYPFYEKAEPEDFELILFELKYPSKFVTIGHRDVLGSLTGLGLKRSKYGDILEGSGRFQFIAARDIAIFIEMNLQKIGKASISLDNIPFQQMLPIEDHWEEVQTTVSSFRLDVMVAEMYRLSRSKATPFIEKGRVKVNWKSVDQASFPLKPGDYVSVRGLGRRKLLHTEGKTKKGRWKISYGKKQDP, from the coding sequence ATGTCTGTATTTGTACACTTTAGAAAAGAAGAACATGCTTTTGTTGAACAAGTTATGGAATGGAAAGATGCAGTAGAAACAAAATATGAAAGAAAGCTGACAGATTTTTTAGACCCGCGTGAACAAGATATACTCACTTCCATTGTCGGAAAAGACGAAACGGTTCATCTCTCTTTTTGGGGAGGAGCAAACGGGTGTGAAAGAAAGCGGGCACTGCTTTATCCTTTTTATGAAAAAGCAGAACCAGAGGATTTTGAACTAATTTTATTTGAGCTGAAGTATCCGTCTAAATTTGTGACTATCGGCCACCGAGATGTACTTGGTTCCCTAACCGGGCTCGGGCTAAAGCGAAGCAAATACGGCGATATTTTAGAAGGCAGCGGACGTTTTCAATTTATCGCTGCAAGGGACATAGCTATTTTTATAGAAATGAATCTTCAAAAAATAGGAAAGGCTTCTATCTCGCTTGATAACATTCCATTTCAACAAATGCTGCCGATAGAAGACCACTGGGAAGAGGTACAGACAACGGTTTCATCATTTCGTCTCGATGTTATGGTTGCTGAAATGTATCGTCTATCCCGCAGCAAAGCGACCCCTTTTATAGAAAAGGGGCGCGTAAAAGTCAACTGGAAATCAGTCGATCAAGCATCCTTTCCCTTAAAGCCAGGTGACTATGTTTCCGTACGCGGTCTTGGAAGAAGAAAATTACTTCATACGGAAGGAAAAACAAAAAAAGGCCGCTGGAAAATTAGTTATGGAAAAAAGCAAGATCCGTAA
- a CDS encoding YggT family protein yields the protein MNTIGSILLTGMTLYSYLIIIYILMSWFPNARESTFGQLLGSLVEPYLEPFRKIIPPLGMIDISPIVAIIALHFARYGVQALFF from the coding sequence ATGAATACCATAGGATCGATACTGCTGACAGGTATGACGCTTTATTCTTATCTCATTATTATCTATATTTTAATGTCGTGGTTTCCAAATGCGCGTGAATCGACGTTTGGGCAGCTGCTCGGGTCTCTAGTAGAACCGTATTTGGAACCGTTTAGAAAAATTATACCGCCTCTTGGAATGATTGATATTTCTCCTATCGTTGCTATTATTGCTCTTCATTTCGCACGTTACGGCGTACAAGCACTATTTTTCTAG
- a CDS encoding cell division protein SepF, whose protein sequence is MNFKSKFKRFFELEDEVVEEEEEMTEGMQAYEERKEGKGKNVVSLQSVQQSAKVMLMEPRQYDEAQDIADHLKNRKSVIINVQRIQKEQARRIVDFLSGTVYAIGGDIQKVGTNIFLCTPDNVDVSGAISEILYDTQD, encoded by the coding sequence ATGAACTTCAAATCTAAATTTAAGCGCTTTTTCGAACTTGAAGACGAGGTAGTAGAAGAAGAGGAAGAAATGACAGAAGGAATGCAAGCGTATGAAGAAAGAAAAGAAGGGAAAGGGAAAAATGTGGTCAGTCTGCAAAGTGTGCAGCAGTCAGCAAAAGTAATGCTGATGGAACCCCGCCAATATGATGAAGCTCAGGATATTGCAGACCACTTGAAAAATAGAAAATCTGTAATCATTAATGTCCAGCGCATTCAGAAAGAGCAGGCGCGCAGAATTGTTGATTTTTTGAGCGGCACTGTTTATGCTATCGGAGGAGACATCCAAAAAGTAGGTACAAATATTTTTCTATGTACACCGGATAACGTCGATGTTTCTGGAGCTATATCAGAGATTTTATACGATACACAGGATTGA